The window ACCTGATTGGAAATCTCCCTGTAACGAATGCCAGTACGGTCATCTGGGTACCCGAGGTTGAATACCCTTTCGAATTTGGGGATGTCTTGCAGTTAACCAGTTCGGTGACAAATGCCCATGTGCAGATCATCAGGAAAGGGAATTGACGTGAAATACGCGGCGTTGATTTTTGGCGAACTGATTCTCGCCTCGATTCTTTGCTTTGCGGAAGCCGGCAAGAAGTCCAAGCAGGAACATTGGGTGATTGATGGCGCGCCTGCAGAATGGGCGAGCGATTCAACGGCTTCGGGCTGGCTGACCAACCTGCCGATCCGGGCTGGGGATAATATCAAGGTAACCAACACCCCGACAGGTACCGTGGTGGCGGCGACCCTGAGTGGCGTGACGAACCACTATTGCTGGATCCCGGCCGACTATCTCTATTCCTGCCCGCGAGAGTCCCTGATCAATGCGAACGGTCAGGCAGAATTCACGAAGCATGATAAAACCCGAACCGACTTTGCTGGGCCAATCTCAAGCCCGACGCCCCAGGGTTATACCTCGAACATGGTTTTCCGCTGGTACACCTACCACACGACCCCCGGCACCTACGCCATGGCCTGCCGGTGGCGTGCGGGTGGTTTGAAGGCCTGGACAAGTGTCACGAGCGGATTATTCCAAGCCAGTACCACCCTGACAAATCTCTCGACGGCCACACTCACAGCATATGTCCCCGCTCCGGACGATTGTCTGATCGACATGGAATACTGGGTGATTCCCACCAACGCGCCCGGCGGGGGGACTGCGGGCGGGATTGGATATGTCCGGGGAATGAGGTTTGAGTACGAAGCACGGTTTTAGGAGGGCATGAAAATGATAGGGAAAATTGAAGCGATAGTGGCGGGCGGTGCGGCATTGGGGGCGACCACGGCGGCCGCCCTACCCGATTCAGAGAGTCTCGACGTGATCGGGCGCTGGCCGCTGGTGGCCATCCTGGGCGCCGTATGCTGTTTCTGCGTGTGGATCATCTACTGCCAGGGGTGCCAGTTCGGGAAGCGGCTGGACAAGTTGTCGGATGCGATCCTGAAACTGGCGGCCAACATGAAAGAGCGGCCATGCATCCGGCATAAGGAGAACGATTGATGAAGACTGCTTTACTGAAGAAGCCGCCGTGTGGTTGCGCTTACAAGAAGAAACCAGCACAGGCGCCCCCAGGCGGGACGAAAGATAGCGGGTTGAACCGTGCGACCGAGTATCACCGCATTATCGAATCCTTTGACGTTCTGAGTATACCCCATGACATACAGGTCCTGATCAGGGAAGCCTTGGATTCAAAGCAGTGGGACTGGTTTGAAAAATGTGATGGTTGCACCTGCGTGTCCGAGATGTACTGGCCAACGAAATACTTTCCTCCCTGCCTGCGGCATGACTTCGACTGGCAAACCGGCAACGGCGGTTGGGAAGCAAATACCCGGTTCTACAGAACCCAGCGCGCCTACCGGATGTCGGCCCTGCAGGCTGGCACGCGCTTCATTGGTGTCACGGCTTCGTGGTATGCCTGGTTCAAATGGTGGAAGTAGCAGCAAACCGGACGTGCGGAACATCGAATGAGGTCGCAGGAAAGAAAAAATCAATGAAATTCACCTTATCAACAATTGAAATCATCAAGGCCACGGTAAAGGCTGACCCTCAGGCAACGCCGGCCGACAGAGCCAACCTCCTCGCCTTCTTGCGAAACGGCGGGAACGTTGAAACCACACCTGCCGCACCAGCGGAGAATCGGTTATTGAGACGAGTTGAAGCCGCCCGACTTCTGGGGCGGTCGGCACGAACGGTGGACGAACTTGCCCAGCAAGGGATCCTTTTCAAGGTGAAGTTGCCCGGCCGCAAACGTGCCGCGGGGTTCCGGTACACTGATGTTGTGGCACTGATTGCCTGAGCCCGTGTAAAGCCCTGCACTCAATGAGTAGATCAAAGTAGATCATAGTAGATCATGGTAGATTCAAGCCGAGATCTTTTCCTATGGTTACTTTATGATTACTTTATCGACCTCAAAACGTAATCCCCGGAAGAAGCGAATAAGAGCGAAAAGCGGCGAAAGCCAAAACCCATCAATCTCACGAAACTATTGATTTCATTGATCAAAACGCACGTTTAGAAGGGTTTTAAAGGTGGTGCCGGAGCACGGACTTGAACCGTGATACCCGTGAAGGTGGTAGATTTTGAGTCTACTGCGTCTGCCATTTCGCCACTCCGGCCTCGAAGAGGAGTTGGTCTTATATACTACCCCCCCAATTGGTTCAACCTGAATTTTGACAAATATTCATCTATCCCTATACTACCCCCCATGAATTTCTTCGAATATCAGGAAGCCGCCCGGCGGCAGACCAGCCGCCTGATCGCCTTTTATCTGCTCGCCGTCGTGATGATTATTGTGACGCTCTACCTCATCACCGCCCTGGTCTTCCATTACGACACGGCGGCCATCCCGCATGAACCCTTCAACTGGCTGGCCCTCTGGGATCCGAATCTGCTGGGCCTCGTGGCACTTGTCACCGGCGGCATCATCCTCTCCGGAAGTCTCTACAAAATCTCCTCCCTCTCCTCCGGCGGCGTGGCGGTGGCGGAAATGCTGAATGGCCGGCCGATCGCACCGGACACCACGGACTTCCAGGAGAAACGGCTGCTGAACGTGGTCGAGGAAATGGCCATCGCCTCCGGCACCCCCATCCCCAAGGTCTATGTCATGGATGGCGAGGACGGGATCAATGCCTTTGCCGCCGGGTTTTCGACCAAGGATGCGGTCATCGCGGTCACCCGCGGCACCCTGATGCAGCTTAACCGCGAGGAGCTGCAGGGAGTGGTCGGCCACGAATTCAGCCATATCCTGAATGGCGATATGCGCCTGAACATCCGCCTGATCGGGGTGTTGCACGGTATCCTGCTGATTGCCATCACCGGGTATTTCATGTTCCGCATCCTCGGCAGCACCACCGGCGGCAGTTCCCGTGACGACAAGAAAGGGAATCCGTTGATGGTGCTGGTCTTGCTGGGGTTGGCAATGATGATCATCGGCTATATCGGCGTCTTCTTTGCCCGCCTGATCAAAAGCGCCGTCTCGCGCCAGCGTGAATTCCTGGCGGACGCCAGCGCGGTTCAGTTCACCCGCAATCCGGCCGGCCTGTCCGGCGCCCTGAAGAAGATAGGCGGACTGGCCACCGGCTCACGCCTGGCGACCCCCGCCGCCGAAACGGCCAGTCACCTCTTTTTCGCCAACGGCCTGGCCTCGCCCTTCCTCGGCCTGCTGGCGACCCATCCGCCTCTGACCGAACGCATCCGGCGGCTGGATCCGCAGTTCAAAGAGGAAAGCGGCTCGGCAGGGACGCCTCGCCCTACCCAGACAGATGAGTTGTCAGGTTCGCCCATTGCGGAGTTGTCAGGCAACCGCCCTGCAAGTCCCCCCCTAACCACTCATCAACTCAACAACGTAACCACCGCTCTCACGCCCCCGCCGTTGCCGGGCATGTCGCCCGATCAGGCCGTGAACCAGGCGGGCACGCTGTCGGCCGGTAGCCTGATCCATGCCGCCCACTCGATCGAGGCCATCCCCCCCACCTTGCGGACGGCGGCGCATACGCCCACCCTGGCGCAGGCCGTCATTTTCGGGATTCTGCTGGATCCCCGGCCTGAGCCGCGTCAGCAGCAGTTGGCCTATCTGGCCAAACGGGTTCCGGCTGAGCTGAATGAGGCCATCCAGATGCTTGACCGGGAGTTATCGGCCCTGCCCGCCCCCTTACGGCAGCCCCTTGTGGACATCGCCATCGGCACGCTCAAGCATCTGCGGCCGGCCGAGTATCCTGCGTTCCGGGAAACCGTCATGGGGCTGGTGTCGGCCGATGAGGAGGTCTCCCTGTTTGAGTACATGGTATTGCGCATGCTGTTGCGCCATCTGGATACCCCGTTCGGACTGGCCAAACGGGCCAGGATCCACATTACCTCCCTGAACACCCTGACCCGTGAAGCGGCGACGGTCCTCTCGGCCCTGGCGTGGTTCGGGGCCAGGACGCCCGAGCTGGCCGCAGCGGCCTTTGCGGCAGGTTGCCGCGAACTCGGGGTGAGCGCGCTCAACCTGCTCCCCGCCGAGAAGGCCTCCCTGAAAGAGATGGATCAGGCGCTGGACCGGCTCGCGGAGACCACCCCGCCGATCAAGCAAAAACTGGTCGCGGCCTGCACGGCGGCGATCAGCGCCGACGGGATCGTCACGCTCGAGGAGGGCGAAGCCCTGCGCGCGGTGGCCGATGCACTGGATTGTCCGCTCCCGAGAGGATGAGGGGGAAGCCAGTTGTTAAACGGTTTCCTGGAGGAATTCGGGAGAATACTTCGACAATGATTCTTCGGCCAAGTCGGGAAAGGTCTTCTTTAACCCCTTTTTCTCGTGGTATTTCTCCAGAAAACCGTTGCGGAATTTCGAATTTCGGTACTCCGGAATTGAAAATTCAGCAACATTATCTTTGAATTCTCTCTCTAAATCTCCGTGTCTCCGTGGTAAATCCCCCTTTATTTCGAGTGTTTTAGATGCGTGGGTGGCCGACAAAATTCTTCAGTTAGGCAGCGCGAGCCAGGGGCTTATTGCGTG of the bacterium genome contains:
- a CDS encoding M48 family metallopeptidase, yielding MNFFEYQEAARRQTSRLIAFYLLAVVMIIVTLYLITALVFHYDTAAIPHEPFNWLALWDPNLLGLVALVTGGIILSGSLYKISSLSSGGVAVAEMLNGRPIAPDTTDFQEKRLLNVVEEMAIASGTPIPKVYVMDGEDGINAFAAGFSTKDAVIAVTRGTLMQLNREELQGVVGHEFSHILNGDMRLNIRLIGVLHGILLIAITGYFMFRILGSTTGGSSRDDKKGNPLMVLVLLGLAMMIIGYIGVFFARLIKSAVSRQREFLADASAVQFTRNPAGLSGALKKIGGLATGSRLATPAAETASHLFFANGLASPFLGLLATHPPLTERIRRLDPQFKEESGSAGTPRPTQTDELSGSPIAELSGNRPASPPLTTHQLNNVTTALTPPPLPGMSPDQAVNQAGTLSAGSLIHAAHSIEAIPPTLRTAAHTPTLAQAVIFGILLDPRPEPRQQQLAYLAKRVPAELNEAIQMLDRELSALPAPLRQPLVDIAIGTLKHLRPAEYPAFRETVMGLVSADEEVSLFEYMVLRMLLRHLDTPFGLAKRARIHITSLNTLTREAATVLSALAWFGARTPELAAAAFAAGCRELGVSALNLLPAEKASLKEMDQALDRLAETTPPIKQKLVAACTAAISADGIVTLEEGEALRAVADALDCPLPRG